DNA sequence from the Mycobacterium sp. 050128 genome:
TACGGCTGGTCGGCTTCCCTGACGACTGTTCCTTCGGCATGACTCCATCCTCGTTTCCAAGGTCAGGAGCCTCCGGGATTTCCACGGCGATTCACCTTTCTGCAGTGACGGCGGTTATCTCGCCGTTACTCGGTGCGGTCTTTGGCGAGCAGTTCGCGGACCCTTGCGTCTGTCAATAGTTGTGGCTCAGTATGTCCTGGGGCCCCGCAGGCGCGGTGCGCGCCCGACAAGGGGGCTGGTGTCTGATGACCTGGACGACTCAGCTCATCTACCCCGCCGCAGGACTGACTGCTGCCGACACCGCGGCACTGGCCGAGGCCCTTGGTAGGGCCGACGTCAGCTACGACGCTGGCAGTAATCGGCTGCAGATCACCCTGGCGGTGGAGGCCTCGACCCTGGCGGAAGCCACCGGAGTGGGTCTGAGCGCCGCGGCCGCGGCTACCGGTCTTGCGGCACCCATCCGATTGCTGGTGCAGAGCGCCGCTGATTTCGTCGCCGACACTGAGCACCCACCACCGCTGAACCTTGACCTCATTGGAATCACCGAGATCGCTGGTGAGTTCGGCGTTTCCCGCCAGCGCGCCGGACAACTCGCCGACGACGCGGACTTTCCCGCACCCGTCGTGCATACGGCCAGTCGCCGGCTCTACACAAGGGCATCCGTGCGGGCCTTCCACAAACGCTGGACGGCTGCCCGTAACCCGCGCGGTGGGCGCCGGCGCAGACAGACCCAACCGGCAAGCACCTAACGCCATGCAGAAGCGGTTTGCCACCGATGGCCAAGGTCTGTCTGCCTGGGAGGGGGCGGTGAGCGTGGCACATTCGTTCGACAGCGCTGCGCCAACTCCGCTGGGCGACAACGCAATCGAGGAGGTGAGCGTCACGTCGTGCCGTGACCAGCCCCGCGAGGACCGCGAGACGCATCGGGGTATCAATGCCGCTTAGCGAAGGTGCACAGTTCGCCGGCTACACGCTGGTGCGGTTGCTGGGTAGCGGAGGGATGGGCGAGGTGTACTTGGCCCGCCACCCCCGTTTCCCGCGCCTGGAGGCGCTCAAGGTGTTGCACACTGAGTACTCGGCCGACCCCGATTTCCAACAGCGGTTTAACCGGGAGGCCGAGTTAGCTTCGGGATTGTGGCATCCCCACATCGTGGGGGTGCATGACCGCGGCGAATTCGACGGCCAGCTGTGGATCACCATGGACTATGTTGACGGCGCCGATTTGGGCGCGGTGGTCAGCGCGAACTATGCGTCCGGAATGCCGGGCGAGGCCGTCGTGGCGGTGGTCAACGCGGTGAGCGACGCCTTAGATCACGCTCATCACCGCGGCCTGCTGCACCGCGACGTCAAGCCCGCCAACATTATGGTCAGCCGGGCCGATGACACCGGAGAGTCACGAATCCTGTTGAGCGACTTCGGTATCGCGCGCCCGATCGACGACGCGAGCGGCCTGACCGCGACCAACATGGCGGTCGGAACCGTGAACTACTGCGCACCCGAACAGCTGATGGGCGGTTCACTGGACGGCCGGGCAGACCAATACGCGCTGGCAGCAACCGCCTACTACCTGTTGACCGGCACCAAGATGTTCGCCAATCTGCCTGCGGTGGCAGTTATTAGCTCCCATCTGACCGCGCCACCGCCACTTCCTGGAGCCCTTCGTCCCGACCTGGCCATCACCGATGCCGTGTTTGCCCGGGCTCTGGCGAAAGATCCGCGGCAACGCTTCCAACGGTGCAGCGAATTCGCGGCGGCGTTGGCCGATCAACTCCGCTTTGCGCCATCTTCACACAACCCGGCGGCTCAAGCAGCCGGCCAGCCAGCCAGCGAGACCCGGCCGTGGACAACGACCCGGCCTGATCGGACTCCACCGTCGCCTGAGCCGGTCGCCGCCGCGCTCACCGCGCCACCACAGCCACCTCGGCGACCGCACACAAGCCCGGGATGGCCGCCGACGCCGCCCAACCCGCATCATGAAGGCTCACCACCCCGGCCGGCACGACAGCGCCGATGGCTACGGGCCGCGGCCGCGGCGGCCGTGGTGCTCGCCGCCGCCGGCGTGCTCGCGTATTTCGTCCTGCCGCACGGCGCTCAGACCCCTTCCCCACCGGACACGACATCGGCTCAAGAGGCTGCCCGGCTGGCCGCGCAGCACTATCTCGAGGCGCTCTCGCGGGGGGACGCCGACACGGCATTGTCGTTGGCAACCACCGCCCCGGCCACAGCACAGTGGGTCAGCGCCGACGCCCTGCACACCCAATTGGCGTCAACACCGATCACCGACATTACCGTCACCTCAGCTCCCCCGGCATCCGGCGATGACCCAGCCAGCGTCCAGTACGTGATTTTGTCCGCCCGCTTCGGGCCGACCTCGTCACAGACGCGTATCGCATTGCACCGCCACGGCAACGACTGGAAACTCGACACCGCCACCGTGCCCGTCGACATCGGAACGCCAGGCACCACCAGTGCCACGTTCAAGGCAGTCGCACTGCTCGGCATCGCAACGAACGGAACAACCCCGGTCTCGGTTTTCCCAGGCGCCCTGGCCGTCTCCTCGTCGAACCGCTTCATCGACATCACCGCCCAGGCGCCCCCGGTACTGCTGAATGCTTTGGGCGCCAACACCACCCACCCCAGCATCCAACCCGTAGCTACCCTCAACGATGCCGGCCTGCAAGCCTCCAAAACGGCCATCGACAACTGGCAGCATTACTGCTACCAAGGAGTCGCCCCGCCACCGGAGTGCAACACCCTGGACACCGGTGACACCAAAGTATCGGTGATCGGTGCCGGTGATTTCTCCGACACCCGGTTCACCTTCGATCCCAACACCATGTTGGTGACCTTATCAGGCAGCGTCGTGTACAACGCTCACTCACCAACCACCAGCAGAGTGATCTACAAAGCCAGCGGCACAGTCGATTTGACCAAAGATCCCCCGGTGTATTCATCCACCCCCAACCATCGTTAGACAGTCGAGCGTGAACTGAGGAAGGTGAGCCCCGATGCCGTTGAGCGAAGGTGCCTCGTTTGCCGGCTACACGGTGGTGCGGCTGTTGGGTGCCGGCGAGATGGGCGAAGTGTATTTGGCGCGCCACCCCCGGTTGCCGCGGCTGGAGGCCCTCAAGGTGCTGCGCGCGGATCTGTCGGCCGACCCCAATTTCCAGAAACGTTTCATCCGTGAGGCCGATCGAGCCTCGCAGCTCTGGCATCCCCACATCGTGGCGGTCCACGACCGCGGCGAATTCAATGGCCAGCTCTGGATCGCCATGGACTACGTCAACGGCCCCAATCTTCATACGGTCCTCACACAACGCCAGGGCCTGGGCCTGCCCCCGGCCGAGGTGCTCGCCGTGGTCAGCGCCGTCGGCGCGGCGTTGGATCACGCCCATCAGCTCCGCCTGCTGCACCGCGACGTCAAACCCGCCAACATTATGATCAGCCACCCCGATGACGGCAGCACTCCCCGAATCTTATTGAGCGACTTCGGTATCGCTCGCCCCGCCGACGACAACGACGTGACAGCCAGCCTGATGACAGACACCGTCGAAACGTTGGGAACCTTCACCTACGCCGCACCCGAACTACTGCGCGGCGCCCCACTCGATGGCCGTGCCGACCAATACGCTCTGGCCGCCACGGCCTACCACCTCCTGACCGGCGTTCCACCCTTTTCCGATACAGATCCCATCTCGGTGATCCGCGCGCATTTGACCTCGCCACCTCCGCGCCCCGGAACCACCCGCCCGGACCTGACCATCACCGACGTGGTGTTCGTCCACGCCATGGCCAAAGACCCCACCCAACGCTTCCCCCGGTGCAGCGACTTCGCCGCCGCCCTGACCAGCGAGCTCCAAAGCCCCGCCCCAACCCCGGCCCCAGGCGCATTGCCCCCGCCCACCTCAGCGCCCCTGGCCGCCCCGACTCCCCCGCACCACTTCATCCCGAGTTCCCCGGCACCCGGGCCCGGCCCACACCCCGCCTTCCCGCCACCGAGGGCCCCCCGCTACCCCACCCCGCCACCGCAGAGAGCACCTATACCGCGGCGCTCCCGCAAACGCGTTGTGGTATCAGCAGTTTCGGCACTGGCGGTGGTGGCCCTGCTGGTGGGCGGCGGCATCTTCGCGGTAGCCAAATTCAGCGGTCCCGACGCGGCCCAGCGTGCCGCGCAAGACGGCGAGGCCGCGCGCCTGGTGGGCCAGCACTATTTGGAGGCGCTGGCCACCGGCGACGCCCAGACCGCAGTGTCGCTGGGCGCCCAACAACCGGCTACCCCGCAACTTTTGACCGACAAGGCACTCGTCGACCAGCTCTCGGCGACGCCGATCAGCGCGATCACCGCGACCAACGACCCGGCACGCAATCCGGACGCCTCGCCGGATACCCAACGCGTCGTGCTGTCGGCTCGCATCGGGCCCACCCCCACCCAAGCCGTCGTGACCGTCCACAAAAAAGACGGCCAGTGGAAGCTGGAGACCACCACCATCGCGGTCACGATCACCGCACCGCCGAACTCCGCGGCCGCGATGAAAGCCCTTACCGTCGCCGGCGCGCTCACCAATGGGGCCAGCACGATCTCGGTGTTCCCCGGAACACCACATGTCTCCTCGTCGAACCGCTACATCGACATCACCGCAGACACGACACCACTGCTGCTCGAAGCACTGACGGCGGCCAACCCATCCACCATCACACCCGTGATCGCGCTCAACGACGTCGGCCGTCAAGTATCACTAGAGACGGTCGATAGACGAGTGCACTACTGCTATGCCGGGGCCGCGCCGCCGGAAGGGTGTTGCCCCCCTGAAGGGTGTCGGCAAGTCGTCACCACCGGCCCCAACGCCATCGACAACGACAGTTTGAACGTGGACTCTCTTGAGACCACCGACGACATGCATTACGACCTCGACGCCAACACCCTGAGGGTTCATGTCACTGGTGTCCTGCACTACCGCGCCCGCGCAACCCAGCAAGGTCGACCCGTGAACTTGCACGAAACAATCCCCGTCGACGGCGGTGTCGATCTGAGCACCCAACCACCGGTCTTCCTGCGAAGAAAAGAACTGAAGTAACACTGCATTGGTTTAC
Encoded proteins:
- a CDS encoding serine/threonine-protein kinase, which produces MPLSEGAQFAGYTLVRLLGSGGMGEVYLARHPRFPRLEALKVLHTEYSADPDFQQRFNREAELASGLWHPHIVGVHDRGEFDGQLWITMDYVDGADLGAVVSANYASGMPGEAVVAVVNAVSDALDHAHHRGLLHRDVKPANIMVSRADDTGESRILLSDFGIARPIDDASGLTATNMAVGTVNYCAPEQLMGGSLDGRADQYALAATAYYLLTGTKMFANLPAVAVISSHLTAPPPLPGALRPDLAITDAVFARALAKDPRQRFQRCSEFAAALADQLRFAPSSHNPAAQAAGQPASETRPWTTTRPDRTPPSPEPVAAALTAPPQPPRRPHTSPGWPPTPPNPHHEGSPPRPARQRRWLRAAAAAAVVLAAAGVLAYFVLPHGAQTPSPPDTTSAQEAARLAAQHYLEALSRGDADTALSLATTAPATAQWVSADALHTQLASTPITDITVTSAPPASGDDPASVQYVILSARFGPTSSQTRIALHRHGNDWKLDTATVPVDIGTPGTTSATFKAVALLGIATNGTTPVSVFPGALAVSSSNRFIDITAQAPPVLLNALGANTTHPSIQPVATLNDAGLQASKTAIDNWQHYCYQGVAPPPECNTLDTGDTKVSVIGAGDFSDTRFTFDPNTMLVTLSGSVVYNAHSPTTSRVIYKASGTVDLTKDPPVYSSTPNHR
- a CDS encoding protein kinase domain-containing protein, which codes for MPLSEGASFAGYTVVRLLGAGEMGEVYLARHPRLPRLEALKVLRADLSADPNFQKRFIREADRASQLWHPHIVAVHDRGEFNGQLWIAMDYVNGPNLHTVLTQRQGLGLPPAEVLAVVSAVGAALDHAHQLRLLHRDVKPANIMISHPDDGSTPRILLSDFGIARPADDNDVTASLMTDTVETLGTFTYAAPELLRGAPLDGRADQYALAATAYHLLTGVPPFSDTDPISVIRAHLTSPPPRPGTTRPDLTITDVVFVHAMAKDPTQRFPRCSDFAAALTSELQSPAPTPAPGALPPPTSAPLAAPTPPHHFIPSSPAPGPGPHPAFPPPRAPRYPTPPPQRAPIPRRSRKRVVVSAVSALAVVALLVGGGIFAVAKFSGPDAAQRAAQDGEAARLVGQHYLEALATGDAQTAVSLGAQQPATPQLLTDKALVDQLSATPISAITATNDPARNPDASPDTQRVVLSARIGPTPTQAVVTVHKKDGQWKLETTTIAVTITAPPNSAAAMKALTVAGALTNGASTISVFPGTPHVSSSNRYIDITADTTPLLLEALTAANPSTITPVIALNDVGRQVSLETVDRRVHYCYAGAAPPEGCCPPEGCRQVVTTGPNAIDNDSLNVDSLETTDDMHYDLDANTLRVHVTGVLHYRARATQQGRPVNLHETIPVDGGVDLSTQPPVFLRRKELK